A single genomic interval of Cherax quadricarinatus isolate ZL_2023a unplaced genomic scaffold, ASM3850222v1 Contig1558, whole genome shotgun sequence harbors:
- the LOC138851679 gene encoding zinc finger protein 84-like has translation MEKRKEHKPYQCSECLKCFSVKIYLMRHMRVHTGDKPYQCSECLKCFTAKSGLVKHMRVHTGDKPYQCSECLKCFSVKNSLVAHMRVHTGDKPYQCSECLKCFSVKIYLMRHMRVHTGDKPYQCSECLKCFSVKNSLVTHMRVHTGDKPYQCSECLKCFSIKSSLVTHMRVHTGDKPYQCSECLKCFSVKCSLVTHMRVHTGDKPYQCSECLKCFSEKSNLVTHMRVHTGDKPYQCSECLKCFSVKNSLVTHMRVHTGDKPYQCSECLKCFSVKNSLVTHMRVHTGDKPYQCSECLKCFSEKGSLVTHMRVHTGDKPYKCSECLKCFTAKSSLVTHMKVHTGDKPYECSECLKCF, from the coding sequence atggaaaaacgTAAAGaacataaaccatatcaatgttcagagtgtctgaaatgttttagtgtaaaaATATATCTTATgagacatatgagagtacatacaggagataaaccatatcaatgttcagagtgtctgaaatgttttactgcAAAAAGCGGTCTTGTgaaacatatgagagtacatacaggagataaaccatatcaatgttcagagtgtctgaaatgttttagtgtaaaaAACAGTCTTGTggcacatatgagagtacatacaggagataaaccatatcaatgttcagagtgtctgaaatgttttagtgtaaaaATATATCTTATgagacatatgagagtacatacaggagataaaccatatcaatgttcagagtgtctgaaatgttttagtgtaaaaaacagtcttgtgacacatatgagagtacatacaggagataaaccatatcaatgttcagagtgtctgaaatgttttagtataaaaagcagtcttgtgacacatatgagagtacatacaggagataaaccatatcaatgttcagagtgtctgaaatgttttagtgtaaaatgcagtcttgtgacacatatgagagtacatacaggagataaaccatatcaatgttcagagtgtctgaaatgttttagtgaaaaaagcaatcttgtgacacatatgagagtacatacaggagataaaccatatcaatgttcagagtgtctgaaatgttttagtgtaaaaaacagtcttgtgacacatatgagagtacatacaggagataaaccatatcaatgttcagagtgtctgaaatgttttagtgtaaaaaacagtcttgtgacacatatgagagtacatacaggagataaaccatatcaatgttcagagtgtctgaaatgttttagtgaaaaaggcagtcttgtgacacatatgagagtacatacaggagataaaccatataaatgttcagagtgtctgaaatgttttactgcaaaaagcagtcttgtgacacatatgaaagtacatacaggagataaaccatatgaatgttcagagtgtctgaaatgtttttaG